The following are encoded together in the Longimicrobium sp. genome:
- a CDS encoding PIG-L family deacetylase encodes MYPKRIRALALLALLALPAAPAPLPAQDGAGGYRGAAALGLALRRLGVTKRVLMVGAHPDDEDTQLLAALALEEGADVAYLSLTRGEGGQNGIGPELHEALGLLRTEELLAARRVDGARQFFTRAYDFGFSKSAEETLAHWPREELLRDVVRVIRAYRPDLVVTVFSGTPRDGHGHHQVSAIIAREAFQAAGDPARFPEQVAAGLRPYRPAKLYQSLRTNAEGATVRLALGNLDPLFGRSPFQLAMASRSRHRSQDMGRPEPAGPRWGYLRRVVPAPAGEEPSIWAGVDTTLTVPLPAALPRGLTPLERVAQRYRAALEELGRVANPLRPDGLVPPLARLVGALETPAAPGGRVDPDSLAVHADRHAGELRDAREALALAAGLVLDAVSNDARVVPGQEVALEVSLWNGGARPVTVDSLAPELPAGWTAAALDPLPASVAPGALATRRFRVRVPADARPTEPYFLRASREGDLYRWPADAAGVLSLPFEPAPVRAAARVRVEGAPLPLQAEATFREVDLRQGELRRPVLVVPAVSVRLDPPTTILPARTERPLRYRVRLAAEAPGGIAGTLRVSLPAGWRAEPAAPALRLGEGERREVDIAVHPPEGAAAGEYPVSAEFVAEDGRRFARGVEVVDYPHVRARPLYHEARSRVRAFDVRVPDGLEVAYIEGAGEEGPGILAQLGIVPDLLGAEELAAADLSKYDVIVAGSRAYEVRPDLAAHNARLLEYVRRGGTLIVQYNKYELVEGRFTPFPLTMARPHGRVTDENAPVRLLDPSHPVFTKPNRITDADFAGWVQERGLYFADTWDPAYTPLLETGDPGEAPLRGGLLIAKYGEGTYVYTGLAFFRQLPEGVPGAWRLFANLLALGED; translated from the coding sequence ATGTATCCGAAGCGAATCCGCGCCCTCGCGCTGCTGGCGCTCCTCGCGCTCCCCGCCGCCCCCGCGCCCCTCCCCGCCCAGGACGGGGCGGGCGGGTACCGCGGCGCGGCGGCGCTGGGGCTGGCGCTGCGCCGGCTGGGCGTCACCAAGCGGGTGCTGATGGTGGGCGCCCACCCCGACGACGAGGACACCCAGCTCCTGGCCGCGCTGGCGCTGGAGGAGGGCGCCGACGTGGCCTACCTGTCGCTCACCCGCGGCGAGGGGGGGCAGAACGGGATCGGCCCGGAGCTGCACGAGGCGCTGGGGCTCCTGCGCACGGAGGAGCTGCTGGCGGCGCGCCGGGTGGACGGCGCGCGCCAGTTCTTCACCCGGGCGTACGACTTCGGCTTCTCCAAGAGCGCGGAGGAGACGCTGGCGCACTGGCCGCGCGAGGAGCTGCTGCGCGACGTGGTGCGGGTGATCCGCGCCTACCGGCCGGACCTGGTGGTCACGGTCTTCAGCGGCACGCCGCGCGACGGGCACGGGCACCACCAGGTCTCGGCCATCATCGCCCGCGAGGCGTTCCAGGCGGCGGGAGACCCGGCCCGCTTCCCGGAGCAGGTCGCCGCGGGGCTCCGGCCGTACCGGCCGGCGAAGCTCTACCAGTCGCTGCGGACCAACGCGGAGGGGGCCACGGTGCGGCTGGCGCTGGGGAACCTGGACCCGCTCTTCGGGCGCTCGCCGTTCCAGCTAGCCATGGCCAGCCGCTCGCGCCACCGCTCGCAGGACATGGGGCGCCCCGAGCCGGCCGGCCCGCGCTGGGGGTACCTGCGCCGCGTCGTCCCCGCGCCGGCGGGCGAGGAGCCCTCGATCTGGGCGGGGGTCGACACCACGCTCACGGTCCCGCTGCCGGCCGCCCTGCCCCGCGGCCTCACCCCGCTCGAGCGGGTCGCCCAGCGCTACCGCGCCGCGCTGGAGGAGCTCGGCCGGGTGGCGAACCCGCTCCGTCCCGACGGCCTGGTGCCGCCGCTGGCCCGCCTCGTGGGGGCGCTGGAGACCCCCGCGGCGCCGGGCGGCCGCGTCGACCCGGACTCGCTCGCCGTCCACGCCGACCGCCACGCCGGCGAGCTGCGCGACGCGCGCGAGGCGCTGGCGCTGGCCGCGGGGCTCGTGCTCGACGCGGTGTCGAACGACGCGCGGGTGGTCCCCGGGCAGGAGGTGGCGCTGGAGGTGTCGCTCTGGAACGGCGGCGCGCGCCCCGTGACGGTCGACTCGCTGGCGCCCGAACTCCCGGCGGGGTGGACGGCCGCGGCCCTCGACCCGCTCCCCGCGAGCGTGGCGCCGGGCGCGCTGGCCACGCGCCGCTTCCGGGTGCGGGTGCCGGCGGACGCGCGGCCCACCGAGCCGTACTTCCTGCGCGCCTCGCGCGAGGGCGACCTCTACCGCTGGCCGGCGGACGCCGCGGGCGTGCTCTCGCTCCCCTTCGAGCCGGCGCCGGTGCGCGCGGCGGCGCGGGTGCGGGTGGAGGGCGCGCCGCTCCCGCTGCAGGCCGAGGCCACCTTCCGCGAGGTGGACCTGCGCCAGGGCGAGCTGCGGCGCCCGGTGCTGGTGGTCCCCGCCGTCTCGGTCCGGCTGGACCCCCCCACCACCATCCTCCCGGCGCGCACGGAGCGGCCGCTGCGCTACCGGGTGCGGCTGGCGGCCGAGGCGCCGGGCGGGATCGCGGGGACGCTCAGGGTCTCCCTCCCCGCCGGGTGGCGCGCCGAGCCGGCCGCGCCCGCGCTCCGGCTGGGCGAGGGGGAGCGGCGCGAGGTCGACATCGCCGTGCACCCGCCGGAGGGGGCGGCGGCGGGCGAGTACCCGGTGTCGGCCGAGTTCGTGGCGGAGGACGGGCGGCGCTTCGCGCGGGGCGTGGAGGTGGTCGACTACCCGCACGTGCGCGCCCGGCCGCTCTACCACGAGGCCCGCTCCCGGGTGCGCGCCTTCGACGTGCGGGTGCCGGACGGGCTGGAGGTGGCGTACATCGAGGGCGCGGGCGAGGAGGGGCCGGGGATCCTGGCGCAGCTCGGCATCGTCCCCGACCTGCTGGGCGCGGAGGAGCTGGCCGCGGCGGACCTGTCGAAGTACGACGTGATCGTGGCCGGCAGCCGCGCCTACGAGGTGCGCCCGGACCTGGCCGCCCACAACGCGCGGCTGCTGGAGTACGTCCGCCGCGGGGGGACGCTCATCGTCCAGTACAACAAGTACGAGCTGGTGGAGGGGCGCTTCACCCCCTTCCCGCTCACCATGGCGCGCCCGCACGGCCGGGTGACCGACGAGAACGCGCCGGTGCGGCTCCTCGACCCGTCGCACCCGGTGTTCACGAAGCCGAACCGGATCACCGACGCCGACTTCGCGGGGTGGGTGCAGGAGCGCGGGCTGTACTTCGCCGACACCTGGGACCCGGCCTACACGCCGCTGCTGGAGACGGGCGACCCCGGCGAGGCGCCGCTCCGGGGCGGGCTGCTGATCGCGAAGTACGGCGAGGGGACGTACGTCTACACGGGCCTGGCCTTCTTCCGCCAGCTCCCCGAGGGCGTCCCCGGCGCCTGGCGCCTCTTCGCCAACCTGCTGGCGCTGGGGGAGGATTGA
- the map gene encoding type I methionyl aminopeptidase, with protein MSIENEGELDALKRVGRIVRMALERMQKAVRPGVTTAELDRIGAAVLKEHGARSAPKLVYGFPADILVSVNDEAVHGIPGPRRLAAGDLVKLDVTAEKGGYMADAAVTVAVGPAPEERRRLVAAARAAFERAMEVARAGNRVCDIGRAVEGEVARRGFAVLRDLSGHGIGRTIHEAPTVPNWYDRTLRTPLTEGMVITVEPLVAERSTASYEDRDGWTIRTKGGDLSAHHEHTLVITRGRPILLTAA; from the coding sequence GTGTCGATTGAGAACGAGGGGGAGCTGGACGCCCTGAAGCGCGTCGGCCGCATCGTGCGGATGGCGCTGGAGCGGATGCAGAAGGCGGTGCGGCCGGGCGTCACCACCGCCGAGCTGGACCGGATCGGCGCGGCGGTGCTGAAGGAGCACGGCGCGCGCTCGGCGCCGAAGCTGGTGTATGGCTTCCCCGCCGACATCCTGGTGAGCGTCAACGACGAGGCGGTGCACGGCATCCCCGGCCCCCGCAGGCTCGCCGCGGGCGACCTGGTGAAGCTGGACGTCACCGCCGAGAAGGGCGGCTACATGGCCGACGCGGCGGTCACCGTGGCCGTGGGCCCCGCGCCCGAGGAGCGCCGCCGCCTGGTAGCCGCCGCCCGCGCCGCCTTCGAGCGGGCGATGGAGGTGGCGCGCGCCGGCAACCGCGTGTGCGACATCGGCCGGGCGGTGGAGGGCGAGGTCGCGCGGCGCGGCTTCGCGGTGCTGCGCGACCTGAGCGGCCACGGCATCGGCCGCACCATCCACGAGGCGCCCACGGTGCCCAACTGGTACGACCGCACCCTGCGCACGCCGCTCACCGAGGGGATGGTGATCACCGTGGAGCCGCTGGTGGCCGAGCGCTCCACCGCCTCGTACGAAGACCGCGACGGCTGGACGATCCGCACCAAGGGCGGCGACCTCTCCGCGCACCACGAGCACACGCTCGTCATCACGCGCGGGCGGCCGATCCTGCTCACGGCGGCGTAG